One window of the Nitrospinota bacterium genome contains the following:
- a CDS encoding CoA-binding protein encodes MRKLFHPESVAVVGASTDPSKLGHEIMKNIIDAGFAGPVHPVNPKAEEILGRPVSASISALADPVDLAVVIVPARFVPGVISECGERGVGAAIVITGGFKEASPAGEALEAELVEAAQKAGVAVVGPNCQGINHPYHGLCASWPLLTNRGPIALVSQSGTVGAALMDWAQLEGLGVSCFVSMGNRCDVDESDLIAYFAQDEHTRAIAIYLEGVKDGRKFIAAVEACEKPLVILKAGRTERGRVAAESHTKSLAGRDEIYEAVFRQYGIYRADTLEELYDYAKALAYMKTPKGRRILFLTSSGGAAIIATDAAVECGLEVPHLPEELYAGLRKELPEHFVVGNPFDLTGDATAKIYSEVAEKAAEHFDVLGLIFGDPIDEAHTAVDPARGDLVIFLGGAEIERAEREKIHAMGVPVFPTPERGIKALAQLYK; translated from the coding sequence ATGCGGAAGCTATTCCATCCAGAAAGCGTGGCCGTCGTAGGGGCCTCCACCGACCCGTCCAAGCTCGGACACGAAATTATGAAAAACATCATTGATGCCGGATTTGCCGGGCCCGTCCACCCCGTAAACCCAAAGGCCGAGGAGATACTGGGTAGGCCGGTCTCGGCCTCCATCAGCGCCCTGGCCGACCCGGTGGACCTAGCCGTCGTCATCGTTCCGGCCCGGTTCGTGCCGGGCGTCATCTCCGAGTGCGGTGAAAGAGGCGTCGGGGCGGCTATCGTCATCACGGGAGGCTTCAAGGAGGCCAGCCCGGCAGGAGAGGCCCTGGAGGCCGAACTCGTCGAGGCCGCCCAGAAGGCTGGAGTGGCCGTGGTAGGCCCCAACTGCCAGGGCATCAACCACCCATACCACGGGCTTTGCGCCTCCTGGCCCCTACTCACCAACCGGGGGCCTATCGCGCTGGTCAGCCAAAGCGGCACCGTGGGTGCGGCGCTGATGGACTGGGCCCAGCTCGAGGGGCTCGGGGTCTCATGCTTCGTCTCCATGGGAAACCGCTGCGACGTGGACGAGAGCGACCTCATCGCCTACTTCGCTCAGGACGAGCACACACGGGCCATTGCCATCTACCTGGAGGGTGTAAAAGACGGCCGGAAGTTCATCGCGGCCGTTGAGGCGTGCGAGAAGCCGCTTGTCATCCTAAAGGCTGGGCGGACCGAGCGGGGGCGCGTGGCCGCCGAGAGCCACACCAAGAGCCTGGCCGGCCGGGATGAAATCTACGAGGCCGTCTTCCGCCAGTACGGCATCTACCGGGCCGACACCCTCGAGGAGCTCTACGACTACGCTAAGGCCCTTGCCTACATGAAGACCCCCAAGGGGCGACGCATCCTCTTTCTCACCTCCTCTGGAGGGGCGGCCATCATCGCCACCGACGCGGCTGTGGAATGCGGCCTCGAGGTGCCTCACCTGCCGGAGGAGCTTTACGCGGGCTTGCGGAAGGAGCTGCCTGAGCACTTCGTCGTCGGAAACCCCTTTGACTTAACAGGCGACGCCACCGCGAAGATATACTCCGAAGTGGCCGAGAAGGCCGCCGAGCACTTCGACGTCCTGGGACTCATCTTCGGAGACCCCATAGATGAGGCCCACACGGCCGTTGACCCTGCGAGGGGAGACCTCGTCATATTCCTCGGCGGGGCCGAGATAGAGCGGGCCGAGCGGGAAAAGATCCACGCCATGGGAGTTCCCGTCTTCCCTACCCCAGAGCGGGGCATCAAGGCGCTGGCCCAGCTTTATAAATAG